One genomic window of Gemmatimonadales bacterium includes the following:
- a CDS encoding SulP family inorganic anion transporter, producing the protein MLLPKLATTLRDYDRHQFMADATAGVIVGIVALPLAIAFAIASGVSPERGLYTAIIAGFLISALGGSRVQIGGPTGAFIVIVYGIVQQYGVDGLAIATLMAGVILVALGLARFGSAIKFVPHPVIIGFTSGIAIIILSSQVKDFFGLRMGAVPAAFVPRWTAFGSHWHDINLWALAIAAGSLLTMIAWPKISRRIPGPFVALIASTVVATVFRLPVETIGTRFGGVHAGLPMPVIPRVTLARAGALIGPAFTIAILAAVESLLSAVVADGMIGGRHRSNMELVAQGIANIVSPIFGGIPATGAIARTATNIKNGGRTPVAGMVHALTLLAITLFVGRWAALIPLSALAAILVIVAYHMSEWRTFVSDLRAPASDVLVLLATFTLTVLVDLTVAIEVGMVLAAFLFMRRMAEVTNVTMITRELRDPGSSDGEDDELIRPRTIPVGVEVYEINGPFFFGAAESFKNALGQVAARPRVLILRMRHVPAIDATGIHVLGELVRQARRGGTRVILAGVHAQPLVALERSQRLDEIGRENLAASLDDALVLAASDAAPR; encoded by the coding sequence ATGTTGCTACCCAAGCTCGCCACAACCCTCAGGGACTACGACCGCCATCAGTTCATGGCGGATGCCACCGCCGGCGTCATCGTCGGCATTGTGGCGCTCCCGTTGGCGATCGCCTTCGCCATCGCGAGTGGCGTCTCCCCCGAGCGCGGCCTGTACACCGCGATCATCGCCGGTTTTCTGATCTCTGCGCTCGGTGGCTCCCGCGTGCAGATCGGCGGGCCGACCGGGGCGTTCATCGTGATCGTGTACGGGATCGTGCAGCAGTACGGCGTCGACGGTCTTGCCATCGCCACGCTCATGGCCGGCGTCATTCTCGTCGCACTGGGGCTGGCGCGCTTCGGCTCGGCGATCAAGTTCGTGCCACATCCGGTGATCATCGGCTTCACCAGCGGCATCGCGATCATCATCCTGTCGAGCCAGGTCAAGGACTTCTTCGGGCTGCGCATGGGTGCGGTGCCCGCGGCGTTCGTCCCGCGGTGGACAGCATTCGGCAGTCACTGGCACGACATCAACCTCTGGGCGCTCGCGATCGCCGCCGGATCGCTGCTGACGATGATTGCGTGGCCGAAGATCAGCCGCCGCATCCCGGGCCCGTTCGTGGCACTGATCGCCAGCACGGTCGTCGCCACCGTGTTTCGTTTGCCGGTGGAAACGATCGGGACCCGATTCGGTGGCGTGCATGCCGGCCTGCCGATGCCGGTCATTCCGCGCGTCACGCTGGCGCGGGCCGGCGCGCTGATCGGCCCCGCGTTCACCATCGCCATCCTGGCGGCGGTGGAATCGCTCCTCTCCGCAGTGGTCGCCGACGGGATGATCGGCGGTCGGCACCGCTCGAACATGGAACTGGTGGCGCAGGGGATCGCCAACATCGTCTCGCCGATCTTTGGCGGCATTCCGGCGACTGGCGCCATTGCGCGCACCGCCACCAACATCAAGAACGGCGGGCGCACCCCGGTCGCCGGGATGGTGCACGCGCTCACGCTCCTCGCCATCACCCTATTCGTGGGCCGATGGGCGGCGCTGATTCCGCTTTCGGCACTCGCGGCGATCCTCGTCATCGTCGCCTACCACATGAGCGAGTGGCGCACCTTCGTCAGCGACCTGCGCGCTCCCGCGAGCGATGTCCTCGTTCTGCTCGCGACGTTCACGCTCACGGTACTAGTCGACCTGACCGTTGCGATCGAAGTCGGGATGGTCCTTGCCGCGTTCCTGTTCATGAGGCGGATGGCCGAGGTCACCAACGTGACGATGATTACCCGCGAGTTGCGGGACCCCGGATCGTCCGATGGCGAGGACGACGAGCTGATTCGTCCCAGGACGATTCCGGTCGGGGTGGAGGTGTACGAGATCAACGGCCCCTTCTTCTTCGGTGCCGCGGAGTCGTTCAAGAACGCGCTGGGGCAGGTGGCGGCACGGCCGCGGGTGCTGATTCTCCGGATGCGGCATGTGCCGGCGATCGATGCCACCGGAATTCATGTCCTGGGTGAGCTGGTGCGCCAGGCGCGTCGTGGCGGGACCCGCGTAATACTCGCCGGTGTCCACGCGCAGCCGCTCGTTGCGCTCGAACGGTCACAGCGTCTCGATGAAATTGGCCGTGAGAATCTGGCGGCATCACTTGACGATGCGCTCGTGCTTGCGGCATCCGACGCGGCACCACGCTGA
- a CDS encoding multicopper oxidase domain-containing protein, giving the protein MSIETEHQPTRRSFLCQGASIALALPAVSAVVAACDRPKAAAAAAAKPVAPPLTPRQKADAMDAVHERGMKAFPAKTTGVGSVDLAPRIEHGVKIFDLTAEKIQWETQPGKMVEAFAYNGIVPGPTIRVREGDRVEVNLINKLDQSTVIHFHGLELPNDQDGVPFITQPPVKPGETYTYRFTVPNAGSHMYHSHHNSAEQVSKGMLGAFIVEPRDPNPAHRADIDALMILNDGVHGYTLNGKSFPATAPIVASKGQTVRIRFMNEGMMIHPMHLHGMHMTVIAKDGWDQPQPWKCDTLNIAPGERWDVLVKANNPGTWAFHCHILQHAESMEGMFGMVTALVVT; this is encoded by the coding sequence ATGTCGATCGAAACCGAGCACCAGCCGACCCGCCGGTCATTCCTGTGCCAGGGAGCGAGCATCGCGCTCGCCCTTCCGGCTGTGAGCGCCGTCGTCGCCGCGTGCGACCGCCCCAAGGCTGCCGCTGCAGCTGCTGCGAAGCCCGTCGCGCCACCGCTGACGCCGCGCCAGAAAGCCGACGCGATGGATGCGGTCCACGAACGGGGAATGAAGGCGTTTCCGGCAAAGACCACCGGTGTCGGTAGCGTCGATCTGGCGCCGCGCATTGAGCACGGCGTCAAGATCTTCGATCTGACCGCGGAGAAGATCCAGTGGGAGACGCAGCCCGGGAAGATGGTGGAAGCATTCGCCTACAACGGGATAGTCCCCGGTCCGACGATCCGCGTCCGCGAGGGTGACCGAGTCGAGGTGAATCTCATCAACAAGCTCGACCAGTCGACGGTGATTCACTTCCATGGCCTCGAGCTCCCCAACGACCAGGACGGCGTGCCCTTCATCACCCAGCCGCCGGTCAAGCCGGGGGAGACCTACACCTATCGCTTCACGGTGCCGAACGCCGGGTCGCACATGTACCACTCGCATCACAACTCCGCCGAGCAGGTGAGCAAGGGGATGCTCGGCGCGTTCATCGTCGAGCCACGGGATCCGAATCCGGCGCACCGCGCCGACATCGACGCGCTGATGATCCTCAACGACGGCGTGCATGGCTACACGCTCAATGGCAAGTCATTCCCCGCAACCGCGCCGATCGTCGCCAGCAAGGGCCAGACAGTGCGGATCCGTTTCATGAATGAAGGGATGATGATCCACCCGATGCACCTGCACGGGATGCACATGACCGTGATTGCGAAGGACGGGTGGGATCAGCCGCAGCCGTGGAAGTGCGACACGCTCAACATCGCGCCCGGTGAGCGCTGGGACGTGCTGGTCAAGGCGAACAATCCGGGAACATGGGCATTCCACTGCCACATCCTGCAGCATGCCGAGAGCATGGAAGGGATGTTCGGGATGGTGACGGCGCTGGTGGTCACATGA
- a CDS encoding plastocyanin/azurin family copper-binding protein has product MSTARVQGLFLFCSALSLIGCGKGPVATNDAATPPSAASVAAPAAAKPTRTIIAITLVTDEKGSRFEPAAVTAKRGDLLRFTLGAGVHNVDFLADSNAGVAGLPAPSEMLQLPQQTFDVPVNFPAGTYYFQCDPHAPLGMTGKLKVE; this is encoded by the coding sequence ATGTCGACAGCACGGGTACAAGGACTCTTCCTCTTCTGCAGCGCACTGTCCCTCATCGGGTGCGGCAAGGGGCCGGTGGCAACAAACGACGCGGCCACGCCACCCTCGGCCGCGAGCGTAGCCGCGCCCGCCGCTGCAAAACCGACCCGTACCATCATCGCCATCACCCTCGTCACCGACGAGAAGGGCAGCCGCTTTGAACCGGCCGCAGTGACGGCCAAGCGCGGAGATCTCCTTCGGTTCACGCTTGGTGCCGGCGTGCACAACGTGGATTTCCTCGCCGACAGCAACGCCGGTGTCGCGGGACTGCCCGCGCCGAGCGAGATGCTACAGCTGCCGCAGCAGACCTTCGACGTTCCGGTCAACTTCCCCGCGGGGACCTATTACTTCCAGTGTGATCCGCACGCACCACTCGGGATGACGGGCAAGCTGAAGGTGGAGTAA
- a CDS encoding GAF domain-containing sensor histidine kinase, with product MERAIRRGERLEKLVLAGVALTSEASLDRVLHRVAEIAADVIGARYAAIGVLAPDGRLLEQFVTHGLSDEEIARIGPRPTGHGILGLVIREGRPIRLPDLARHPDSYGFPPHHPPMHTFLGVPVAGRRGIFGDLYLTEKLDGSEFTDEDEHIAILLAAMTASAVENARLHEESARLLAEVHQLHRTRERFFAMVNHELRNALAAVYGWSELLVRKKDPATVPPAAFEVLDSAQQAVGLINDLLDLSRLDEDRLKPVIRLVDSVGVARRAIGRVMPSANTKEVRILVKLGPTLPPIETDASRVEQILVNLLSNAIKYTPEKSAVELSAAVAGDRMRYTVRDEGPGIREDEVERIFDIYVTKADGEKQGIGLGLPLSRRLARLLGGDLGATPQEGAGIFVLDLPLGAQG from the coding sequence ATGGAGCGTGCGATTCGTCGCGGTGAGCGACTGGAAAAGCTGGTGCTGGCGGGGGTCGCACTCACCTCAGAAGCCTCGCTCGATCGCGTCCTCCATCGGGTTGCCGAGATCGCTGCCGACGTGATCGGCGCACGTTACGCAGCGATTGGTGTCCTCGCGCCGGATGGACGCCTCCTCGAACAATTCGTCACCCACGGCCTCAGCGACGAGGAAATCGCCCGGATCGGACCACGGCCGACGGGTCACGGCATTCTCGGCCTGGTGATCCGCGAGGGACGGCCCATCCGGCTCCCCGACCTGGCGCGTCACCCCGATTCGTACGGCTTCCCGCCGCATCACCCTCCGATGCACACATTCCTCGGCGTCCCCGTCGCCGGGCGCCGCGGCATCTTCGGCGATCTCTACCTCACCGAAAAGCTCGACGGCAGCGAGTTCACCGACGAAGACGAACACATCGCCATCCTGCTCGCCGCGATGACCGCGTCGGCCGTGGAGAACGCCCGATTGCACGAGGAGAGCGCGCGGCTGCTTGCCGAAGTCCATCAGCTGCATCGGACTCGTGAGCGCTTCTTCGCGATGGTCAATCACGAGTTGCGCAACGCACTCGCGGCGGTCTACGGCTGGTCCGAGCTCCTGGTCCGGAAGAAGGATCCGGCCACCGTGCCCCCCGCAGCCTTCGAAGTGCTCGACTCCGCGCAGCAGGCGGTGGGGTTGATCAATGACCTCCTCGACCTCAGCCGCCTCGACGAGGATCGGCTCAAGCCGGTGATCAGGCTGGTCGATTCCGTCGGCGTGGCGAGGCGTGCTATCGGCCGGGTCATGCCATCAGCCAACACCAAGGAGGTGCGGATTCTCGTCAAGCTGGGGCCGACGCTCCCGCCGATCGAGACCGACGCCAGCCGGGTCGAGCAGATCCTCGTGAACCTCCTGAGCAACGCCATCAAGTACACCCCGGAGAAGTCGGCGGTGGAGCTCTCGGCCGCGGTCGCCGGTGACCGGATGCGCTACACCGTCCGTGACGAGGGGCCTGGGATTCGCGAAGACGAGGTCGAGCGGATCTTCGACATCTACGTCACCAAGGCGGACGGCGAGAAGCAGGGGATCGGCCTTGGGCTGCCGCTTTCACGGCGGTTGGCGCGGCTTCTCGGTGGCGACCTGGGCGCCACCCCGCAGGAGGGCGCCGGCATCTTTGTGCTTGACTTGCCGCTCGGCGCGCAAGGATGA
- a CDS encoding response regulator: MTKAPLRLLLVEDDPRVGSFIAHGLRDEGFDVEWATTGEDAQAKIGDDVDLVLLDHMLPRKSGIDIARSFRADGRTVPILMLTARDAPEDQRAAFAAGANAFMSKPFLFDDLVAEIRRLLPNAA; this comes from the coding sequence ATGACGAAAGCGCCGCTGCGCCTCCTGCTCGTCGAAGACGACCCCCGCGTCGGGAGCTTCATTGCCCATGGCTTGCGCGATGAAGGGTTCGACGTGGAATGGGCGACGACCGGCGAAGACGCGCAGGCGAAGATCGGTGACGACGTCGATCTCGTGCTTCTCGATCACATGCTGCCGCGCAAGAGCGGGATCGACATCGCGCGGTCGTTCCGCGCCGACGGCCGCACCGTACCGATCCTGATGCTCACTGCGCGCGATGCGCCGGAGGATCAGCGTGCGGCGTTTGCTGCAGGTGCCAACGCCTTCATGAGCAAGCCGTTCCTCTTCGACGACCTCGTCGCCGAGATCCGCCGGCTCCTCCCCAACGCCGCCTGA
- the nosD gene encoding nitrous oxide reductase family maturation protein NosD, with amino-acid sequence MIAVLAVAAMLQSPLVVSVTGPYTSIAAAITAAPAGGIVVVRAGVYAEPTITINRAITLAGEPGAILDGGGTHAIIIVHADSVTIRGLEFRNTGFAYKEDRAAVRVVDSHDCTIDGNRFTHTFFAIYLARATGCTVRNNTITGVPGREAVSGNGIHLWSCREIAVLGNTIRGHRDGIYLEFTRHADVRGNVSEGNVRYGMHFMYSDSSSYTGNTFRSNASGVAVMYTRVVAMHGNLFTSNHGPASYGLLLKEIQDAHLDSNTFRGNTVGLMADGADRLVATRNQFIDNGWGVRLLASTGDGRFEANAFARNSFDIAANGDGNSTDLDGNWWDGYHGWDLDHDGAGDVPYRPMRLFAALVERSHPALLFQHALFVRLLDAAERVLPVLTPASVVDHHPLMRDPMIARESR; translated from the coding sequence GTGATCGCAGTGCTCGCCGTCGCCGCCATGCTGCAGTCTCCGCTGGTCGTTTCGGTCACGGGGCCATACACCAGCATCGCTGCCGCAATCACGGCGGCGCCTGCCGGTGGCATCGTGGTGGTACGAGCCGGTGTCTACGCCGAGCCGACGATCACGATCAATCGCGCCATCACCCTCGCGGGCGAACCGGGCGCGATTCTCGATGGCGGGGGGACGCATGCAATCATCATCGTGCACGCCGACAGCGTCACGATCCGCGGCCTTGAATTCCGGAATACCGGCTTTGCGTACAAGGAAGACCGTGCCGCGGTGCGCGTCGTCGATTCGCACGACTGCACCATCGACGGCAATCGCTTCACGCACACCTTCTTCGCGATCTATCTCGCCCGGGCGACCGGCTGCACCGTACGCAACAACACGATCACCGGCGTTCCGGGACGCGAGGCAGTCAGCGGCAACGGCATCCATCTCTGGTCGTGCCGCGAGATCGCCGTGCTGGGGAACACGATCCGTGGCCACCGCGACGGGATCTACCTCGAATTCACCCGCCACGCCGACGTGCGCGGCAACGTGAGCGAGGGGAATGTCCGGTACGGGATGCACTTCATGTATTCCGATTCCTCCAGCTATACCGGGAACACCTTCCGCTCCAATGCGAGCGGCGTCGCGGTGATGTACACCCGTGTCGTCGCAATGCACGGCAACCTTTTCACCTCGAATCACGGCCCGGCCTCGTACGGTCTCCTCCTCAAGGAGATCCAGGACGCACACCTCGACTCCAATACCTTCCGCGGCAACACCGTCGGGCTGATGGCAGACGGCGCCGACCGGCTGGTGGCAACGCGCAATCAATTCATCGACAACGGCTGGGGTGTCCGGCTGCTGGCCAGCACCGGCGACGGGCGATTCGAGGCGAACGCGTTCGCCCGCAATTCATTCGACATCGCAGCCAACGGCGACGGCAACAGCACCGATCTCGACGGCAACTGGTGGGACGGTTATCACGGCTGGGATCTCGATCACGACGGCGCTGGTGATGTGCCGTATCGCCCGATGCGCCTCTTCGCCGCATTGGTCGAGCGCTCGCACCCGGCACTCCTCTTCCAGCACGCCCTCTTCGTCCGGCTCCTCGACGCCGCCGAACGCGTCCTCCCGGTGCTGACGCCGGCGAGCGTCGTCGATCACCACCCGCTGATGCGCGATCCGATGATCGCGAGGGAATCACGATGA
- a CDS encoding ABC transporter ATP-binding protein — protein MITLHRVSKRFGRTVVLQDASADIRAGRITAMIGPNGAGKTTLLKLILGLATPDRGTIRVGGHLLDGSPDYRDAIGYVPQIVRFPQQLTGRELLATFAALRPRALKPDLSLAAAFGVTDALDRPLGLLSGGTRQKINTVLGFAFRPQLLILDEPTAGLDPVASRALKNRLIGARTAGATVLITSHLLTELEELVDDIVFLADGSIQWEGSVEQLEATTGQCTLERAVDRLWARPSLQAVA, from the coding sequence ATGATTACGCTGCACCGCGTATCGAAACGGTTTGGCCGGACGGTGGTCCTGCAGGATGCGAGCGCCGACATCCGCGCGGGACGGATCACCGCGATGATCGGGCCGAACGGCGCCGGCAAGACGACGCTGCTCAAGCTGATCCTCGGCCTGGCGACCCCCGACCGCGGCACGATCCGAGTCGGTGGTCACCTGCTCGATGGCTCGCCGGACTACCGCGACGCCATCGGGTACGTCCCGCAGATCGTCCGCTTTCCGCAGCAGCTCACCGGACGCGAATTGCTGGCAACGTTCGCGGCGCTCCGGCCTCGCGCACTCAAGCCCGACCTCTCTCTTGCAGCGGCGTTCGGCGTCACCGACGCACTCGATCGCCCGCTCGGCCTCCTCTCGGGCGGCACTCGGCAGAAGATCAACACGGTGCTCGGATTTGCCTTTCGGCCACAGCTGTTGATTCTCGACGAACCGACTGCGGGGCTCGATCCCGTCGCGAGCCGGGCGCTCAAGAACCGGCTGATCGGGGCGCGGACCGCGGGCGCCACGGTGCTAATCACATCGCACCTTCTGACTGAGCTCGAGGAATTGGTCGACGACATCGTCTTTCTTGCCGACGGATCGATCCAGTGGGAAGGCTCGGTCGAACAGCTCGAGGCCACGACCGGTCAGTGCACCCTTGAACGAGCCGTCGATCGCCTCTGGGCGCGCCCCTCGCTCCAGGCGGTCGCATGA
- a CDS encoding response regulator transcription factor → MKILVVEDERKIASFIKQGLEEEGHAVDVATDGDQAGMLAHVYDYDAILLDVMLPKKNGFQIAAELRREGRTTPILMLTSRDAPEDIVRGLDAGADDYLAKPFRFDELLARLRALTRRGGTGRLEELRFGPITMDRAHHRVTVGRKRMNLTPKEFQLLEYFLLHADEVVRRTTLLEKVWDMHFDPESNVVDVHVGNLRRKLADAAGVELLQTVRGVGFALRESGSDGADATGDAS, encoded by the coding sequence ATGAAGATCCTGGTCGTCGAAGACGAGCGGAAAATCGCCTCCTTCATCAAGCAGGGGCTCGAGGAGGAAGGGCACGCGGTCGATGTCGCGACTGACGGCGATCAGGCGGGGATGCTGGCACACGTGTACGACTACGACGCCATCCTGCTCGACGTGATGCTCCCCAAGAAGAACGGCTTCCAGATCGCAGCTGAACTGCGGCGCGAGGGGCGCACCACGCCGATCCTGATGCTCACATCGCGCGACGCACCCGAGGATATCGTCCGAGGACTCGATGCCGGCGCCGACGACTATCTCGCCAAGCCGTTCCGCTTCGATGAGCTCCTTGCGCGGTTGCGCGCGCTCACGCGCCGCGGCGGGACCGGCCGACTGGAGGAGTTGCGGTTCGGGCCGATCACCATGGACCGGGCCCATCATCGCGTCACCGTCGGCCGCAAGCGGATGAACCTGACGCCCAAGGAGTTCCAGCTCCTGGAGTATTTCCTGCTGCACGCCGACGAAGTCGTCCGGCGCACCACGCTGCTGGAGAAGGTCTGGGACATGCATTTCGATCCCGAGAGCAACGTGGTCGACGTGCATGTGGGAAATCTTCGCCGCAAGCTGGCGGATGCCGCCGGCGTCGAACTGCTGCAGACCGTACGAGGGGTCGGTTTCGCCTTGCGCGAATCCGGCAGTGACGGCGCCGATGCGACTGGCGACGCGTCATGA
- the nosZ gene encoding Sec-dependent nitrous-oxide reductase: MSLSRLSCSLIVASAVAATACRTPAPQDLLTGDAARAVYVAPGHYDEFYAFLSGGYSGQVAVYGLPSGRLLKEIPVFSAFPENGYGYTEENRALLQTTYGMVPWDDTHHPELSQTNGLPDGRWLFINGNNTPRIARIDLTRFETDEIIQIPNSAGGHASPFTTGNSEYVVSATRFSVPVPNSDVPIADYKERFKGTLSFVRADQPGKMDIAFQILMPGYDYDLGHAGKGPSDGWFFFTSYNSEQAYTKLEVNASRNDKDYIAAVHWKLAEQCVKDGKAHRTPAEYDHNYVDEKSRIAVTERKHSVLVLKPEDCPGVVYLIPTPKSPHGVDIDPTGEYIVGGGKLATVIPVHSFTKMQQAIAAKAFDGDLDGIPVLKYEAVLAGEVQHPGLGPLHTEFDGKGYAYTSMFISSEVVKWKLGTWQVVDRAPTYYSIGHLMIPGGDSRQPWGKYLLAMNKITKDRYLPTGPELDQSAQLFDISGGKMRLLLDFPTVGEPHYAQALPASLIRARQVKFLALAGNTNPYVARSEADGGITRSGKAVHVKMIAIRSHFAPDNLEGVMLGDTVYFHVTNIEQDWDIVHGFAVLGMNTANLILLPGETRTLRWVPQEVGVFPFYCTDFCSALHQEMQGYIRVSAPGSNVPLTANTSPKAATQQARMPMNHGSMKGAGR, translated from the coding sequence ATGTCACTGTCGAGACTGAGCTGTTCCCTGATCGTCGCGAGCGCCGTTGCGGCGACCGCCTGCCGCACTCCCGCGCCGCAGGACCTCCTCACCGGCGACGCTGCCCGGGCGGTGTACGTCGCACCCGGCCACTACGATGAGTTCTACGCCTTCCTCTCCGGCGGCTACAGCGGCCAGGTCGCGGTGTACGGACTACCCTCGGGGCGGCTCCTCAAGGAGATCCCGGTCTTCTCGGCGTTCCCGGAGAATGGCTACGGCTACACCGAGGAGAACCGCGCACTGCTGCAGACGACGTACGGGATGGTGCCGTGGGATGACACCCATCATCCTGAACTGTCGCAGACCAATGGTCTCCCCGACGGCCGCTGGCTCTTCATCAACGGCAACAACACGCCGCGCATCGCGCGCATCGACCTGACCCGATTCGAAACCGATGAGATCATCCAGATCCCCAACTCGGCGGGCGGGCATGCGTCGCCGTTCACCACCGGCAATTCGGAATATGTCGTCTCCGCGACGCGCTTCTCGGTTCCGGTGCCGAACAGCGACGTGCCGATCGCCGACTACAAGGAACGTTTCAAGGGGACGTTGTCGTTCGTGCGCGCCGACCAGCCGGGGAAGATGGACATCGCTTTCCAGATCCTGATGCCGGGGTACGACTACGACCTTGGCCACGCCGGCAAGGGACCGTCCGACGGCTGGTTTTTCTTCACCAGCTACAACAGCGAGCAGGCGTACACCAAGCTCGAAGTGAATGCATCGCGCAACGACAAGGACTACATCGCCGCGGTGCACTGGAAGCTCGCCGAGCAGTGCGTCAAGGATGGCAAGGCACACCGCACGCCGGCGGAGTACGATCACAACTACGTCGACGAGAAGAGCCGCATCGCGGTCACCGAACGCAAGCACAGCGTCCTGGTCCTGAAGCCGGAGGATTGTCCCGGCGTCGTCTACCTGATTCCCACGCCGAAGTCGCCGCATGGCGTCGATATCGATCCGACCGGTGAATACATCGTCGGTGGCGGCAAGCTCGCCACGGTGATCCCGGTGCACTCGTTCACGAAGATGCAGCAGGCGATCGCCGCGAAGGCATTCGATGGCGATCTCGACGGCATCCCCGTGCTCAAGTACGAAGCCGTCCTCGCGGGCGAAGTGCAGCACCCGGGCCTCGGGCCGCTGCACACCGAGTTCGACGGGAAGGGATACGCCTACACCTCGATGTTCATCTCGTCCGAGGTGGTGAAATGGAAGCTGGGAACGTGGCAGGTCGTCGATCGGGCGCCGACGTACTACTCGATCGGCCACCTGATGATCCCCGGCGGCGATTCGCGCCAGCCGTGGGGGAAGTACCTCCTGGCGATGAACAAGATCACCAAGGACCGCTACCTCCCGACCGGCCCGGAGCTCGACCAGTCGGCACAGCTCTTCGACATCAGCGGCGGGAAGATGCGACTCCTCCTCGACTTCCCCACCGTCGGCGAGCCGCACTACGCACAGGCACTCCCCGCGTCGTTGATTCGCGCGCGGCAGGTGAAGTTCCTCGCGCTCGCCGGCAACACCAATCCGTACGTGGCTCGCAGCGAGGCGGACGGCGGGATCACGCGCAGCGGCAAGGCCGTGCACGTCAAGATGATTGCGATCCGCAGCCACTTTGCCCCGGACAATCTCGAGGGGGTGATGCTCGGCGACACGGTGTACTTCCATGTCACCAACATCGAGCAGGACTGGGACATCGTCCACGGCTTCGCGGTCCTGGGGATGAACACGGCGAACCTGATCCTTCTGCCCGGTGAGACGCGCACGTTGCGCTGGGTCCCCCAGGAGGTCGGCGTCTTCCCGTTCTACTGCACCGACTTCTGCAGTGCGCTGCACCAGGAGATGCAGGGGTACATCCGCGTGAGTGCGCCGGGGAGCAACGTGCCGCTCACCGCCAACACCTCCCCCAAGGCGGCAACACAGCAGGCGCGGATGCCGATGAACCATGGCAGCATGAAAGGGGCTGGGCGATGA
- a CDS encoding ABC transporter permease subunit encodes MNAVARFGGVTLRGSSRYRGLVATAAILMIAGELLIRFGGGGLATIVSLLDVVLIVTPLVALVAGTVQVHQAREVTELLLAQPVTRRTVFIGLYRKTVLPLMATLAIGLVAPFVWHGLLDAAMLGQLGGLVLAAWALAMIGSALAFVIAVAIENRVRALGVALAAWLAAAVLWDGALLLGAMVWGDRPIELPLLGLLAFNPIDLARVQLLIGTDAAALSGYTGAVVQHVIGTSAGHLYLIVALTLWLIGPLWFAAKTFQRKDF; translated from the coding sequence ATGAACGCCGTCGCCCGGTTCGGCGGCGTCACCTTGCGCGGATCCTCGCGCTATCGCGGCCTCGTCGCGACTGCCGCGATCCTGATGATCGCCGGCGAATTGCTGATCCGCTTCGGCGGCGGCGGCCTGGCCACGATCGTCTCGCTCCTCGACGTGGTATTGATCGTGACGCCGCTCGTGGCGCTCGTCGCGGGGACGGTGCAGGTGCACCAGGCGCGCGAAGTCACCGAACTCCTGCTGGCTCAGCCGGTGACGCGACGCACCGTCTTCATCGGACTCTACCGCAAGACTGTGCTGCCGCTGATGGCGACGCTGGCGATTGGTCTCGTCGCACCATTTGTGTGGCACGGCCTGCTCGACGCCGCGATGCTCGGTCAACTCGGCGGGCTCGTGCTTGCCGCGTGGGCGCTGGCGATGATCGGCTCGGCGCTGGCCTTCGTGATCGCGGTTGCGATCGAAAACCGGGTGCGCGCCCTCGGCGTGGCGCTGGCGGCGTGGCTCGCTGCCGCGGTCCTCTGGGACGGCGCTCTCCTTCTCGGCGCGATGGTGTGGGGCGACCGTCCGATCGAGCTCCCGCTCCTCGGGCTTCTCGCTTTCAACCCGATCGACCTCGCTCGGGTGCAACTCCTCATAGGCACCGACGCAGCGGCGCTCTCCGGCTACACCGGCGCAGTGGTCCAGCACGTGATTGGCACATCGGCAGGACATCTCTACCTGATCGTCGCACTGACGCTCTGGCTCATCGGGCCGCTCTGGTTCGCGGCGAAAACCTTCCAACGAAAAGACTTCTAG